One genomic window of Campylobacter curvus includes the following:
- the rplD gene encoding 50S ribosomal protein L4 — translation MSKILVLNDKFENSGELELPASYAEVNPHNLYLYVKSYLAGMRANTAHTKSRAYVSGGGKKPWRQKGRGGARAGSTRTNVWVGGAVAFGPTNEKNYFQKVNKKQKRLALECALAQKAEARKLFAVDSLAVESGKTKDAAKIIEALNLRDALIVKDLLDDKTLLAFRNMANCYVVDASEVNAYLVSVFSSVIVEKAALQTITKEG, via the coding sequence ATGAGTAAAATTTTAGTATTGAACGATAAATTTGAAAATTCTGGTGAGCTTGAGCTTCCTGCGAGCTACGCGGAGGTAAATCCGCACAACCTTTATCTTTATGTCAAATCTTACCTAGCAGGCATGAGAGCAAATACGGCTCACACTAAAAGTCGTGCTTATGTAAGCGGCGGCGGTAAGAAGCCTTGGAGACAAAAGGGACGTGGCGGAGCGCGTGCGGGCTCTACTAGAACTAACGTATGGGTTGGCGGTGCGGTAGCATTTGGCCCGACAAACGAGAAAAACTACTTCCAAAAAGTGAATAAAAAACAAAAAAGACTTGCTCTTGAGTGCGCTTTAGCCCAAAAAGCCGAGGCCAGAAAGCTTTTTGCGGTAGATAGTTTGGCGGTAGAGTCAGGTAAGACCAAAGATGCGGCCAAGATCATCGAAGCGCTAAATTTAAGAGATGCGCTTATCGTTAAAGATTTACTTGATGATAAAACGCTTCTTGCTTTTAGAAATATGGCAAACTGCTACGTAGTTGATGCAAGCGAAGTCAATGCTTACCTTGTTTCAGTCTTTAGCTCAGTGATCGTCGAAAAAGCAGCACTACAAACCATAACAAAAGAGGGCTAA
- the rplC gene encoding 50S ribosomal protein L3 codes for MEYIVEKIGMSRTISTQSTPVTLLKLVEAKVCEIDENKRAIVAYAHTKANNKTIAGQQKKYNLTAEFNKFATLEVANSEVGNLDFTPLSEAKILKVSFNSKGRGYQGVVKRHGFSGGPKSHGSRFHRRHGSIGNCEWPGRVQPGMKMAGHMGNEKVTVKNELVSFDAENGIVVVKGCVPGHNGAMGRIRIVK; via the coding sequence ATGGAATATATCGTAGAAAAAATAGGCATGAGTAGAACGATTTCTACACAAAGCACCCCGGTTACGTTGCTAAAGCTCGTAGAGGCTAAAGTTTGTGAGATAGACGAAAACAAACGCGCTATCGTGGCTTACGCTCATACGAAAGCAAATAACAAAACTATTGCAGGTCAGCAAAAAAAATACAATCTAACTGCCGAATTCAATAAATTTGCAACTCTTGAAGTGGCAAATAGCGAAGTCGGAAATCTTGATTTCACACCGCTTAGCGAGGCTAAAATTTTAAAAGTTAGCTTCAACTCAAAGGGTAGAGGTTATCAAGGTGTCGTAAAAAGGCACGGATTTAGCGGCGGACCAAAAAGCCACGGCTCACGTTTTCACAGACGCCACGGCTCTATAGGTAACTGCGAATGGCCGGGTCGCGTTCAGCCTGGTATGAAGATGGCCGGACACATGGGTAATGAAAAAGTTACCGTTAAAAACGAGCTAGTCAGCTTCGACGCTGAAAACGGCATCGTCGTTGTCAAGGGTTGTGTTCCGGGACACAATGGCGCAATGGGCAGAATAAGGATCGTAAAATGA
- the rpsJ gene encoding 30S ribosomal protein S10, translating into MERIRLKLKAYDHRVLDRTVAAIVEAVKRTGADVRGPVPMPTKIKRYTVLKSPHINKDSREQFEMRIHARMLDIVAATPETVDSLTKLDLAPEVNVEVRAMK; encoded by the coding sequence ATGGAAAGAATCAGGTTAAAGCTCAAAGCTTATGACCATAGAGTTCTAGACCGCACAGTTGCAGCAATCGTAGAAGCTGTCAAAAGAACTGGTGCTGACGTTCGTGGTCCAGTGCCAATGCCTACAAAAATCAAACGCTACACCGTCTTGAAATCTCCACACATCAACAAAGACTCACGCGAGCAGTTTGAGATGAGGATACACGCTCGTATGCTTGACATCGTGGCGGCTACTCCGGAGACCGTAGATAGTCTGACCAAACTCGACCTTGCTCCAGAAGTGAATGTCGAAGTTCGTGCGATGAAATAA
- a CDS encoding ATP-binding protein, with protein MQNLDFFYETPLKTIKFINRKQFISNQKTLIIGSPQSGKTSLMCEYLAQYKAEERLYINLKDLRADPLNLLTDLSEFLAAHPSLKALGVDNLSSQDEAEILKKIDTSALETIIIATDQRSFRFENFSVLELGYLDYEEFILFFKKNLDANFLFSHFLAHGGAIKCAFLDASEVSESLQNDLKKELTPVNLNIIKECASKCHDTVSAFEIYKILKQSVKISKDSVYAGLNELENSGFIITLPKFNEPNATKKLYFRNFALRNALSAKKDFTATFANVILCELLKFKDEIFYTKELDFFLIKRKLAVLCIPFSASEIIFLKFKKLHPLLKNLNVSRLQVISVANSGELSIEGIKCEILPFSRWALGI; from the coding sequence TTGCAAAATTTAGATTTTTTTTATGAGACACCTTTAAAAACTATAAAATTCATAAACCGAAAGCAGTTCATCTCAAACCAAAAAACGCTCATAATAGGCTCTCCTCAAAGCGGCAAAACAAGCCTGATGTGTGAATATCTGGCGCAATACAAAGCCGAAGAGAGGCTATATATAAATTTAAAAGATCTGCGGGCGGATCCTTTAAATTTACTTACCGATTTGAGCGAATTTTTAGCCGCGCATCCTAGCCTAAAAGCACTTGGTGTGGACAATCTAAGTAGCCAAGACGAAGCTGAAATTTTAAAAAAGATAGATACTAGCGCACTTGAGACGATCATCATCGCGACCGATCAAAGGTCATTTAGATTTGAAAATTTCAGCGTTCTCGAGCTTGGCTACCTTGACTACGAGGAGTTTATCCTATTTTTTAAGAAAAATTTGGACGCGAATTTTTTATTCAGCCATTTTTTAGCTCACGGAGGGGCGATAAAATGTGCGTTTTTAGACGCTAGCGAGGTTAGCGAGAGTCTACAAAACGACCTAAAAAAGGAGCTAACCCCCGTAAATTTAAACATCATAAAAGAGTGTGCATCAAAATGTCACGACACCGTCAGCGCCTTTGAAATTTATAAAATTTTAAAGCAAAGTGTCAAAATTTCAAAAGATAGCGTTTATGCCGGGCTTAATGAACTGGAAAACAGCGGTTTTATCATTACTTTGCCAAAATTTAACGAGCCAAACGCGACGAAAAAATTATATTTTAGAAATTTCGCTCTACGAAACGCTTTGAGCGCGAAAAAGGACTTCACCGCGACTTTTGCCAATGTAATCCTTTGCGAGCTACTTAAATTTAAGGATGAAATTTTTTATACCAAAGAGCTTGATTTTTTCCTTATAAAAAGGAAACTTGCGGTGCTTTGCATACCTTTTAGCGCAAGCGAGATCATATTTTTAAAATTTAAAAAACTTCATCCGCTACTTAAAAATTTAAACGTCTCACGACTGCAAGTCATCAGCGTGGCAAACTCGGGCGAGCTAAGCATCGAGGGCATAAAATGCGAAATTTTACCATTTTCTAGATGGGCTTTAGGGATTTAA
- a CDS encoding acetate and sugar kinases/Hsc70/actin family protein, translating to MRAIFMILFLAFGLFGYEIDHENWGKFYKFDGVADGAKFEIYLSYFENEFENFKPSENFQILPKISGHAFFNGAKFDFDKGKMEQNGTKISALSVQSEWLNLDVKAQGEELAGKIIIKNKAYKATLKQAANYEILALGVQLVQNGKRFDAIVSDFFSPKFSKKYKNELKSELDALKQTWLAKDADSASVSQNLELFYQNDKIKNLCLTKNKTLKICDLISQKTQKKIKLNQIFKDPNDENLKQIFAKFDVKTDIIFTLSPIGLTFYDEGEKSVPLDAIKPFLSENFGLF from the coding sequence ATGCGAGCGATTTTTATGATTTTATTTTTAGCATTCGGGCTTTTTGGATATGAGATAGACCACGAAAACTGGGGCAAATTTTATAAATTTGACGGTGTTGCGGACGGAGCGAAATTTGAGATTTATCTAAGCTATTTTGAAAACGAATTTGAAAATTTTAAGCCCAGTGAAAATTTTCAAATCCTACCAAAGATCAGCGGACATGCCTTTTTTAACGGGGCTAAATTTGACTTTGATAAAGGAAAAATGGAGCAAAACGGCACGAAAATCTCAGCCCTCTCCGTGCAGTCTGAGTGGCTAAATTTAGACGTCAAAGCCCAGGGCGAGGAGCTAGCAGGCAAGATCATCATCAAAAACAAAGCCTACAAAGCTACGCTAAAACAGGCCGCAAACTACGAGATTTTGGCTCTTGGAGTGCAGCTCGTGCAAAACGGCAAAAGATTTGACGCCATAGTGAGTGACTTTTTCTCGCCGAAATTTAGCAAAAAATATAAAAATGAGCTTAAATCCGAGCTTGACGCGCTCAAACAAACGTGGCTTGCAAAGGACGCAGACTCCGCCAGCGTGAGTCAAAATTTAGAGCTTTTTTATCAAAATGACAAGATCAAAAATCTATGCCTAACGAAAAATAAAACCTTGAAAATTTGCGATCTCATCTCACAAAAAACGCAAAAAAAGATAAAGCTAAATCAAATTTTTAAAGACCCAAACGACGAAAATTTGAAGCAAATTTTTGCTAAATTTGACGTAAAAACGGACATAATTTTCACCCTTTCGCCGATTGGTCTCACATTTTACGACGAGGGCGAAAAGAGCGTGCCGCTTGACGCAATTAAGCCGTTTTTGAGCGAAAATTTCGGGCTTTTCTAG
- a CDS encoding amidohydrolase family protein, producing the protein MIIDAHEHVMTPVSLQLQKLQTAGIDRAILFGTTPHPERARNFSELKEEMKVLFKILSGSVSKEANMARYERNNLELAALVKGHPDKFYAFGSVPTGLTQGENGIWIEKLAQSGFKGVGEFTLSDEQICELEPIFQALCDFSGLCVWVHTFFPLGKNGLEILMNLTKKYPNIPIIFGHMGGYHWMDMIDFASVTKNAYIDLSAAFSTLALKMAISQLPEKCIFSSDAPYSEPLLCKDAASFVSGNEQVREMVLGGNILRLIGG; encoded by the coding sequence ATGATAATAGACGCTCACGAGCACGTTATGACGCCCGTTTCCTTGCAGCTACAAAAGCTCCAAACCGCTGGCATCGATAGGGCGATATTGTTTGGCACGACGCCTCATCCCGAGCGAGCGCGAAATTTTAGCGAGTTAAAAGAGGAGATGAAAGTTTTGTTTAAGATCCTCTCCGGCAGCGTTTCAAAGGAGGCAAATATGGCTAGATACGAGCGAAATAACCTCGAATTAGCCGCGCTTGTGAAGGGTCACCCTGATAAATTTTACGCATTTGGTAGCGTACCGACTGGCTTGACGCAAGGTGAAAACGGGATTTGGATAGAAAAGCTCGCTCAAAGCGGTTTTAAAGGCGTGGGAGAATTTACTTTAAGCGACGAGCAAATTTGCGAGCTTGAGCCGATTTTCCAGGCACTTTGCGATTTTAGCGGGCTTTGCGTCTGGGTGCATACGTTCTTCCCGCTTGGCAAAAACGGACTTGAAATTTTGATGAATTTGACTAAAAAATACCCCAATATCCCCATTATTTTCGGACATATGGGCGGGTATCATTGGATGGATATGATTGACTTTGCCAGCGTCACCAAAAACGCCTACATCGATCTATCTGCCGCCTTTTCGACGCTCGCGCTTAAAATGGCGATCTCGCAGCTGCCCGAAAAGTGCATTTTTAGCTCCGATGCGCCATACTCCGAGCCACTACTTTGCAAGGACGCCGCGAGCTTTGTAAGCGGTAACGAGCAGGTGCGTGAAATGGTGCTTGGAGGCAATATTTTACGGCTTATCGGCGGCTAG
- a CDS encoding winged helix-turn-helix transcriptional regulator: protein MAKAQKSSDTCPMSLGINVLSGKWKLQILSLIHAKKVVRFNELKRNLGRITTKTLTDQLRELEAQGVVQRAVYAQVPPKVEYSLSPIGAQLEKVLKELCEWGKEYQKTLEGG, encoded by the coding sequence ATGGCAAAAGCCCAAAAATCTAGCGATACCTGCCCTATGAGCCTCGGCATAAACGTGCTTAGCGGCAAATGGAAGCTGCAAATTTTATCACTCATCCACGCTAAAAAAGTCGTGCGATTTAACGAGTTAAAGCGAAATTTAGGGCGCATCACCACAAAAACTCTTACCGATCAGCTAAGAGAGCTCGAGGCGCAGGGCGTCGTGCAAAGAGCGGTGTATGCGCAAGTGCCGCCAAAGGTCGAATACTCGCTAAGCCCCATCGGAGCGCAACTGGAAAAGGTGTTAAAAGAGCTCTGCGAGTGGGGTAAGGAGTATCAAAAGACGCTTGAGGGCGGGTAA
- a CDS encoding aspartate/glutamate racemase family protein, with amino-acid sequence MKKLGLIGGTGPASTLLYYEGIAYGVQRKTGKNFFPNFTVESLNVFEVLKMCSERKFDELVKYLLNGIGSLHAAGAQFGAISANTPHIVFDELAARSPIPLISIVEATLKQSQREKLSKIGLLGTYTTMKESFFKMPFLKNGIEIFTPNEDEMKFIGEKIATELELNIVNKQTQNKFLTIVENMREIYGIESVVLGCTELPLIFNGVNLGVGTLDTAQIHIDALVDEILS; translated from the coding sequence ATGAAAAAACTAGGTCTCATCGGCGGCACAGGACCCGCATCCACACTGCTTTATTACGAGGGTATCGCGTATGGCGTGCAGCGAAAAACAGGCAAAAATTTCTTTCCAAATTTCACGGTCGAGAGCCTGAATGTGTTTGAAGTGCTAAAAATGTGTAGCGAGCGTAAATTTGACGAGCTTGTTAAATATCTTTTAAACGGCATCGGTAGCCTTCACGCTGCAGGAGCGCAGTTTGGGGCTATCAGCGCGAACACTCCGCACATCGTTTTTGACGAGCTCGCCGCGCGCTCACCTATCCCGCTCATCAGTATCGTGGAGGCGACGCTAAAACAATCCCAGCGCGAAAAACTATCTAAAATAGGACTTCTGGGTACTTACACGACGATGAAAGAGAGCTTTTTTAAAATGCCATTTTTGAAAAACGGTATCGAAATTTTCACCCCAAATGAGGATGAGATGAAATTTATCGGCGAAAAGATCGCGACCGAACTCGAACTTAATATAGTAAATAAACAAACTCAAAACAAATTTTTAACCATAGTCGAAAATATGCGCGAAATTTATGGCATCGAGTCCGTCGTGCTTGGCTGCACCGAGCTTCCGCTCATCTTTAACGGCGTAAATTTGGGTGTCGGGACGCTCGATACCGCACAGATACACATCGACGCCTTGGTAGATGAGATATTAAGCTAA
- a CDS encoding ribonuclease HII — MQVCGIDEAGRGALAGPMAVAACVLNAGISGLNDSKKLTPKRRKELFHLITQNSRYLIVYFSNEQIDELGLSECLRRALNLFKLHFSGCELLYDGNQNYGTGVQTMVKADAKVEEVGAASILAKVSRDELMCAWDKIYPNFGYKSHKGYGTKAHLEAIAKYGQNEISRKSFVIKNFQPSLELF; from the coding sequence ATGCAAGTTTGCGGTATCGATGAGGCGGGACGCGGCGCGCTGGCTGGTCCTATGGCGGTGGCGGCATGCGTGCTAAATGCCGGAATTTCAGGGCTAAACGACTCTAAAAAGCTCACTCCAAAACGTCGCAAGGAGCTATTTCACCTCATCACGCAAAACTCACGCTATCTCATCGTTTATTTTTCAAACGAGCAGATCGACGAGCTGGGGCTTAGTGAGTGCCTGAGACGGGCGCTAAATTTATTCAAGCTGCATTTTTCGGGCTGCGAGCTACTATATGACGGCAACCAAAACTACGGTACGGGCGTGCAAACGATGGTAAAAGCCGACGCAAAAGTCGAAGAAGTCGGGGCTGCGAGCATCCTGGCAAAGGTCAGCCGCGACGAGCTCATGTGCGCGTGGGATAAAATTTACCCGAATTTTGGCTACAAATCGCACAAAGGCTACGGCACGAAAGCACATTTAGAGGCGATCGCGAAATATGGACAAAATGAAATTTCGCGAAAAAGCTTCGTGATCAAAAATTTTCAACCAAGTTTGGAGCTATTTTAA
- a CDS encoding EAL domain-containing protein produces the protein MPSKKEKRTTSSMGKFVFLSVTILSLIAVTMLEILGVGYDYSSYQNELQDIKKNLIIKEQENLRGEIYSVAYQIKQNYLSQYKNFTDGIRQKALDGTKLARDMQGGQNREQTLKKLKTEFENLGDENYLVYDYKSRNLLFGKDSGAHVLALANNALDKQAAIMQSSVGSQNILSFATAYEPLNIAVIYSKDIDKFNAKFIDETKIFIKNLALDQNKYLFLLDKNSDKILLSNSAELENNRYAIFNQKRNEILNQLTSLARFDTKEGFLTYEWSKNDGTRAEKLSFVKDIGVLGLVLGTGTFLDETDKLATAQRQELFNDFVYKIVIYLFYFCIVVLLILMSAKYIKNMFDRSIAKFSEYFGERENTGGYIASDEIEFTELQTIAQNINEIIREKERLNFEKKQSTMLLAQYKNSIDSSAVVLRFDTRDMITFVNGAFCELLGVSKKQLIGKPNEILLNKGLNYEILKQISQKIWAKHEWQGIIKTYKKEGSVCSLKTSITPILSDDDEILEFVCICQDITLLIAQQEKLQNHLQDPLTKLPNRQALIDKLSEGEGGVFVANFDILKFKQINEYYGFETGDLILIKLSNAVRRLMENKNLELYRLTNDNFALLGRESDFNKESFFKFCEQVIEYFKNEALGIKNNKFYIDLAFGISSDMHLITAEMAKDYAKETKTPIVVFEEKKDKLISNVNLTQNLKRAIEEDRIVLYKQAIVDNTSNQVIKYECLIRMIDEDRNVILPIDFLGIAKNSNLYQKLTDIVIEKSFKHFSQNSDEFSINLAIEDILSPKFLEFFKAKLQKYENIGRRLTIEVVEDEGIENFDKVNHFINEVRKFGCKIAIDDFGTGYSNFEYLMKIKADYIKIDGSMIQNIDENEESRKVVELMVEFTKRFGIKTIAEFVHSNTVLNAVNAIGIDASQGFYFDKPKPLEA, from the coding sequence TTGCCAAGCAAAAAAGAGAAACGAACGACCTCATCGATGGGGAAATTCGTATTTTTATCGGTAACGATCCTCTCTTTGATAGCCGTTACTATGCTTGAAATTTTGGGTGTAGGATACGATTATTCAAGCTATCAAAACGAGCTTCAGGATATCAAAAAAAACCTCATAATCAAAGAACAAGAGAACTTAAGAGGCGAAATTTACAGCGTCGCCTATCAGATCAAGCAAAACTACCTATCCCAGTATAAAAATTTCACCGACGGCATAAGACAAAAAGCACTTGATGGAACGAAGCTAGCACGCGACATGCAAGGGGGTCAAAACAGGGAGCAGACCCTAAAAAAGCTAAAAACAGAATTTGAAAATTTAGGCGATGAGAACTATCTGGTCTACGACTACAAATCGCGAAATTTGCTCTTTGGCAAAGATAGCGGCGCTCACGTCCTAGCCCTAGCGAACAACGCTTTAGACAAGCAAGCCGCGATCATGCAAAGCAGCGTGGGCAGCCAAAATATCCTTAGCTTTGCCACGGCTTACGAGCCGCTAAACATCGCCGTCATATACTCAAAAGACATCGATAAATTTAACGCTAAATTCATAGACGAGACTAAAATTTTCATAAAAAATCTCGCGCTGGATCAAAACAAATATCTATTTTTACTCGATAAAAACTCCGACAAGATCCTACTTTCAAATTCCGCCGAGCTCGAGAACAACCGATACGCGATATTCAATCAAAAACGAAACGAAATTTTAAATCAGCTAACCAGCCTCGCGAGATTTGATACCAAAGAGGGCTTTTTGACATACGAGTGGAGCAAAAACGACGGGACCAGGGCCGAGAAACTAAGCTTCGTAAAAGACATAGGCGTGCTGGGGCTCGTGCTTGGCACGGGGACTTTCCTGGACGAGACCGACAAGCTCGCGACCGCGCAAAGACAAGAGCTGTTTAATGACTTTGTCTATAAGATCGTCATTTATCTGTTTTATTTTTGTATCGTCGTTTTGCTGATACTAATGAGTGCAAAATATATAAAAAATATGTTCGATCGATCGATAGCCAAATTTAGTGAATATTTTGGCGAGCGCGAAAATACGGGCGGATATATCGCAAGCGACGAGATAGAATTTACAGAGCTTCAGACGATCGCGCAAAACATAAACGAGATCATCCGTGAAAAAGAGCGGCTAAATTTCGAGAAAAAGCAAAGTACCATGCTCCTAGCTCAATACAAAAACTCGATTGATAGCTCCGCTGTTGTGCTAAGGTTTGACACCAGAGATATGATAACCTTTGTAAACGGCGCATTTTGCGAGCTGCTAGGCGTCAGCAAAAAGCAACTGATCGGCAAGCCAAATGAAATTTTGCTGAACAAAGGGCTAAACTACGAAATTTTAAAGCAAATTTCGCAAAAAATCTGGGCTAAGCACGAGTGGCAAGGCATCATAAAAACCTACAAAAAAGAGGGTAGCGTATGTTCGCTGAAAACGAGCATCACACCGATACTAAGCGACGATGATGAAATTTTGGAGTTCGTCTGCATCTGCCAGGACATCACGCTACTAATAGCACAGCAAGAAAAGCTGCAAAATCACCTGCAAGATCCGCTCACCAAGCTGCCAAACCGCCAAGCCCTGATAGATAAGCTAAGCGAGGGCGAGGGCGGTGTATTCGTCGCAAATTTTGATATCTTGAAATTTAAACAGATCAACGAATACTACGGCTTTGAGACGGGCGATCTCATCCTCATAAAGCTAAGCAACGCCGTGCGAAGGCTGATGGAAAATAAAAATTTAGAGCTTTATAGGCTGACAAACGATAACTTCGCACTCCTGGGACGAGAGTCGGATTTTAATAAAGAGAGTTTTTTTAAATTTTGCGAGCAGGTCATCGAATACTTCAAGAACGAGGCTTTAGGCATCAAAAATAATAAATTTTACATCGACCTGGCGTTTGGCATATCCTCCGACATGCACCTCATCACCGCTGAAATGGCAAAAGACTATGCCAAAGAGACCAAAACGCCGATCGTAGTTTTCGAGGAGAAAAAAGACAAACTCATAAGCAACGTGAATTTGACTCAAAATTTAAAAAGAGCCATAGAAGAAGATCGTATCGTGCTTTATAAACAAGCCATCGTCGATAATACGAGCAACCAGGTCATAAAATACGAGTGCCTCATACGCATGATAGACGAGGACAGGAACGTGATCTTGCCGATAGATTTTTTAGGCATCGCCAAAAATTCCAACCTATATCAAAAGCTGACTGACATCGTGATAGAAAAGTCCTTCAAGCATTTTTCACAAAACAGCGACGAATTTAGTATAAATTTAGCCATCGAGGACATCCTGTCACCTAAATTTTTGGAATTTTTCAAAGCAAAGCTGCAAAAATACGAAAATATCGGGCGACGTCTCACTATTGAGGTAGTCGAAGACGAGGGCATCGAAAATTTCGACAAGGTCAATCACTTCATAAACGAAGTGCGTAAATTTGGCTGCAAGATCGCGATAGACGACTTTGGAACGGGGTATTCGAATTTTGAATACCTAATGAAGATCAAAGCCGACTACATCAAGATAGATGGCTCCATGATACAAAATATCGATGAAAACGAGGAATCACGCAAAGTGGTCGAGCTGATGGTGGAATTTACAAAGAGGTTTGGTATAAAAACGATCGCCGAATTCGTGCACTCAAACACCGTTTTAAACGCGGTGAACGCTATTGGCATAGACGCGTCTCAGGGGTTTTATTTCGACAAGCCAAAGCCGCTTGAAGCTTAA
- a CDS encoding bile acid:sodium symporter family protein yields the protein MKTLIFPFLAFIFTVVAYFWPDMFVGLKPAITPLLMLIMLSMGITLSLEDFRQVARQKFALVLGVVLQFLIMPAAAFLICLALGLEGDLLIGMMLVGTSAGGTASNVMSYLAKGDLALSVSMTLTSTLLSVVLMPFLTWLYIGQKIDVPVTNMLIDLVQITLLPLILGVILNKFLGKGVKRIEPFLPAVSIAVIVLIIAIVVALNNKRLHEVGFIVVIAVILHNGAGLFFGYVGAKIFGFSEKIARTIAIEVGMQNSGLSVALALKYFSGLSALPGAIFSIWHNISGSLLAGYWGSKTKNK from the coding sequence ATGAAAACTTTAATATTTCCATTTTTAGCGTTTATTTTCACCGTAGTTGCCTATTTTTGGCCCGATATGTTTGTAGGCTTAAAGCCCGCCATCACGCCGCTTTTGATGCTCATCATGCTCAGCATGGGCATCACGCTTAGCCTCGAGGACTTTCGTCAAGTCGCGAGGCAGAAATTCGCGCTAGTTTTAGGCGTCGTGTTGCAGTTTCTAATTATGCCGGCAGCTGCATTTTTGATCTGTTTGGCCTTAGGACTGGAGGGCGACTTGCTAATAGGCATGATGCTGGTAGGCACTAGCGCGGGTGGCACGGCGTCAAACGTGATGAGCTACCTAGCTAAGGGCGATCTGGCGCTATCTGTTAGCATGACGCTCACTTCGACGCTACTTTCAGTGGTACTGATGCCGTTTCTCACGTGGCTATACATCGGACAAAAGATCGATGTGCCTGTAACAAATATGCTCATAGATCTCGTGCAGATCACGCTTTTACCGCTCATACTCGGTGTGATCTTAAATAAATTTTTAGGCAAAGGCGTCAAGCGTATAGAGCCGTTTTTACCGGCCGTTTCGATCGCTGTCATCGTGCTCATCATCGCTATCGTAGTCGCGCTGAATAATAAACGTTTACACGAAGTCGGTTTTATCGTCGTGATCGCCGTGATACTTCATAATGGCGCGGGATTATTTTTTGGCTACGTTGGGGCTAAAATTTTTGGCTTTAGCGAGAAGATCGCCAGAACGATCGCTATCGAGGTCGGCATGCAAAATTCCGGCCTAAGCGTAGCTCTAGCGCTCAAATATTTCTCAGGACTCAGCGCCCTACCCGGAGCGATATTTAGCATCTGGCACAATATCTCGGGCTCGCTTCTAGCCGGATACTGGGGCAGCAAGACAAAAAATAAGTAG